The nucleotide window GACCGAGCAGCGGGGCTGCGGTGATCACGGTGTCAAGGACGGGAACGCCCTGCTGGAAACGCTTTAGCTCGTTATTCGAGGCGCGGATGAAGGCGTTGTGGAGGGAGGCCTCCTTGTGCGTCAGCGCGTAGGTGAGAATGCGCGCGACGAAATCGGGGCTCTTCTTGCCAATGGCGACGGCTCCATCAATGTCGCGGGCTTCCACGCGCTCGAGCATCTTCTCGACGACCTCGGGCTGGCGGCTGGCGCTTTCACGAATGATGAAAATGACGCGCTCAACGACGACCGTGAGGCCGACGAACGAAACGATCAAGATAGGCCACATGATCGGACCACCGTGGTGGAAGAGCTCCATCGGAGTCTGATTCATGAGGAATGCGAGCGGAGTGCTGGCGATTGTCATAGGTGTGATTTCGGTTGGGATTAAGAGAAATGGGGAAGGGGGGCGAAAGATGACTGCCGGGGGGCGGCGGAGGCCTTCGGATTATTTACAATTGAAACGTAGCAGGGTCACTGGCAGGGGTTTGAGTCGGGTGACGAAAAAGTGAAGGGGCTTGAGTTGAGCGGGGTTCGGAAGAAAGAGAATTCAAAAACGTGATAGAGGCAGAGCTATTAGCTCAAGACGCAGGGGTATTCACAATCCTAGGACAACTCTCTCGTGTGCGCCAAGCTGGAAACGTCGGTCAGGTCTCGGCTGCAACACAGCCGGACAAACCGGGGCGGGAGTGAGGTTGGACAGTGCTAGGGGAGGCAAGATCGGGGGGAACGTCTAACAAGACGCACCGGGCGGAAAAAATCAATACGTTTAAGCGGGGTAGGAAATAATTGACGGATTGTCGGGAAGATTGACTTGGGTTTTCCCGGTTGTGTCAGCAAAGAGGGGAGTCAGCGTCGGGGATTGCATCCTACTGGGAGCAACACCGTTCTTTGGGTCATCCTTTCAGTGGTTTAACCGGTGGGTTCGGGGCCTTGAGTCAGTAATATCCCCGGTGCATGGCTCAATATATTCCTTTTGGCTTCCTGTTAAAGCCGAGGCCCGGGATTTTTCGAAGCCGAGAACGGGTCTAGGGGCGGTGGAGGCTTCCATGTGGTTATGCGTCCTTCGACCAAATGGGACTCAAACTGGAGCAAATTCGCACCTGCCGCCCGCCCAGGCTATGACCGAGTCCAAAGGACGAGTCGAATGGCTGCCCGGCTAGGACTCGAACCTAGACAAGCAGAGTCAGAATCTGCTGTGCTACCATTACACCACCAGGCAGTGGAAAAGTCGGTGCTCCCGAAACTGGAGCCGGCGATGGGATTCGAACCCGCAACCGCCTGTTTACAAAACAGGTGCTCTACCATTGAGCTACGCCGGCGAAAGGGTGCGGCGGAAGGGGAACCGACAAACGATCCGAGATCGAGAAAGAACGTCTGAATAGATTTGGTGGCTCCCCAGGGACTCGAACCCTGAACCAACTGATTAAGAGTCAGCTGCTCTACCATTGAGCTAGGAAGCCAAAAAATGGAGGGGTGAAAAACTCAGGTGTGGACGCTACTGTCAAAACCTTTTTTCAGAAAATCAGGATCGGGTTTGCTTTCCCCTTGCCAAGGGCGGGCTTGGCGTGTGTGTTCTTCCGCTCTTCTCATGCAAAAGACCAAAAAGTCCGTTGCCAAACGCTTCAAGCTGACCGCCAAGGGCAAGCTGGTGCGCCGCACGCCGGGCTTCCGTCATCTCCTGGCCTCGAAGAGCACGAAGCAGAAGCGTCGTGCCTCGAAGGACAAGCTGGTGGCGGAAGGCCATGCCGAGCCGCTGCTCCGCTGCCTCCCGTTCGGCCTGTAAGCCCAGACACCCACTGCCCGGGCAGGTGAACTCCAACGAAGCGACCTGCCAAGGCCTAAACACTAAGGAATAAACTAACATGCCTCGTGCCACAAATGCTCCCGCGTCGCGCAAGCGCCGCAAGAAAGTGCTGAAGTATGCCAAGGGCTACTTCGGCAACAAGTCGAAGCTGTTCCGCTATGCAAAAGAAGCGGTGCAGCACGCCTGGCAGTACGCCTACGCGCACCGCCGTAAAAAGAAGGGCGATTTCCGCTCCCTCTGGATCGTCCGCCTGAACGCTGCCTGCCGCAATGCCGGTATCAGCTACAGCCGGTTCATCGAAGGCCTGAAGGCCGCCAACATCGTTCTTGATCGCAAGGTCCTTTCCGACCTCGCCATCCGCGATGAGGCCGCCTTCGCCGGGCTCGTCAAGCAGGCACAGGACGCGCTCGCCCAGAAGAGCAAGAAGTAAGAGCAAGGAAAGATGAGGGGGCCCAAACGCTCCGTCATCGTTCTCTGAATTTCGAAGGGTCTCCGAAAGGAGGCCCTTTTTTATTTTTTTGCCAGGCTGAGCTTTTCGAGGGCGGGCATGATGACGCTCGGCTTCACCTCGCGAGTGGTGCTTTGGCGGCGGGGCCACTTTATACTCGTTTTCCGCCCTCAAAATCCGTTACCCCTTTACCTCCACCAAGCATCACTTTCGCCCAGCCGCCAGCCCCCGTCCCCTCTCCAATGCAAGAATCGCTCACCGCAATCGTCGCAAAGGCAGCCGCCGAGATTCCCCAGCTGCGTTCCAGGCCCGAGTTCGAGGCCGCCAAAGCACGCTTTGTGGGACCCAACGGCGAGTTGACGGCTGTCATGAAGCAAATGGGAGCCGTGCCCAAGGAGCAGCGGCCCGCCATGGGCAAACTCGTGAATGAGGCGAAGGGGCAGGTGCAGGCACTGCTCGACGACGCGCTCAAGGCAATCGAGACAGCCGAACTTCGGGCGAGCCTGGGGACGTCGATCGATCCCACGCTGCCTTCACCGGACCTCGGCGCGGGCTCTCTGCATCCCCTCACGCAGGTCCGCGAGGAGATGTGCCGTATCCTCGCCAAAGTGGGGTTTTCGGTCGTGGAAGGCCCGGAGGTGGAAACCGAATACTACTGCTTCGACGCCCTCAACACGCCTGCGGATCATCCCGCCCGCGATGCGCAGGATACCTTCTATCTCCCGGGGACAGCCAAATTCGCCAACGTTTCCAAGAAGACAGCTGGAGAGCGATACCTGCTTCGGACCCACACCTCGTCAGTCCAGATTCGCACCATGCTGAAGGGCAAGCCTCCCATTCGCATCGTGTCTCCCGGCCGCGTCTATCGTCGCGATACCACGGACGCCACGCACTCCGCAAACTTTCACCAACTCGAGTGCCTCTACGTCGACAAGAACGTCACGGTGCGCGACCTCAAGGCACTGCTCGACTATATCTTCGCGTCCCTACTCGGAAAAGAGACGCGGACTCGCTTCCGTCCCCATTACTTCGGCTACACGGAGCCAAGTTTCGAAGTAGACCTGTCCGCCAAACACCTCCCCAAGGTCAACAAGGAATGGATCGAGATCGGTGGCTGTGGAATGGTCGATCCCACCGTTTTTTCCGAAGTGGGTTATGACCCGGACGTCTGGAGCGGCTATGCCTTCGGCATGGGGCTGGAGCGCCTCGCCATGCTCCTCTACGGGATCGATGACATCCGCTACTTCTACCAGAACGACGTGCGCTTCCTCAGGCAGTTCCAAGGCTGAAGCAGGAAGGATGAATTAGGAGTTCAGAAGGAAAACGAACCCTCTAGTCCTCCAATCCTCTAGTCTTCCAATCCTCCAATCTTCCCCCGCCACTTTCTGTTTCTAAATTCCGACTTCTTTATAGATGAAGATTTCCCTCAATT belongs to Opitutaceae bacterium and includes:
- a CDS encoding MotA/TolQ/ExbB proton channel family protein, with translation MTIASTPLAFLMNQTPMELFHHGGPIMWPILIVSFVGLTVVVERVIFIIRESASRQPEVVEKMLERVEARDIDGAVAIGKKSPDFVARILTYALTHKEASLHNAFIRASNNELKRFQQGVPVLDTVITAAPLLGLLGTVTGMMKTFGNMTGDIAAAASGITGGVAEALIATAMGLAIAIIGLIPYNILNARADEAKHQVADANNALELILKKTEGSVN
- the rpmI gene encoding 50S ribosomal protein L35, which encodes MQKTKKSVAKRFKLTAKGKLVRRTPGFRHLLASKSTKQKRRASKDKLVAEGHAEPLLRCLPFGL
- the rplT gene encoding 50S ribosomal protein L20 translates to MPRATNAPASRKRRKKVLKYAKGYFGNKSKLFRYAKEAVQHAWQYAYAHRRKKKGDFRSLWIVRLNAACRNAGISYSRFIEGLKAANIVLDRKVLSDLAIRDEAAFAGLVKQAQDALAQKSKK
- the pheS gene encoding phenylalanine--tRNA ligase subunit alpha — encoded protein: MQESLTAIVAKAAAEIPQLRSRPEFEAAKARFVGPNGELTAVMKQMGAVPKEQRPAMGKLVNEAKGQVQALLDDALKAIETAELRASLGTSIDPTLPSPDLGAGSLHPLTQVREEMCRILAKVGFSVVEGPEVETEYYCFDALNTPADHPARDAQDTFYLPGTAKFANVSKKTAGERYLLRTHTSSVQIRTMLKGKPPIRIVSPGRVYRRDTTDATHSANFHQLECLYVDKNVTVRDLKALLDYIFASLLGKETRTRFRPHYFGYTEPSFEVDLSAKHLPKVNKEWIEIGGCGMVDPTVFSEVGYDPDVWSGYAFGMGLERLAMLLYGIDDIRYFYQNDVRFLRQFQG